AGCAAGTCCCGCCGCCTGTTACAGGCGCGTTCCCAGCGGCAGCCGGCGGAGCTCGCCCGGGCTCCGGCTCGGTGGCGGAAGCAGCCCGACCTCCCCCaacttgctgctgctgcaaagattTAGGAGGCGCAGCCTCGGATTTAGGTTCCGCGGCTCCGCGCCCCCCGGCAGCGGCGCAGGGCAAACCCCTCCCCTCGCGCGGCACAGCCCCGGGCCCGAGGGATTCCAGTAACACGCTCGCCCCGTCaccggggcaggggggcggggccggggccggggccagatAAAAGCGGGGCAGGCGGCGGCTCCCAGGTTCAGACTAGCTGACCCGGTGTCGGAACAACCTCCTCGTGGGCACGGGCCTGGGCGCTCCCAGCGTGACACGCCGCCGGGCAGGGTGAGCCCGGGagcagcctccagcccagccggACAGCCGAGGGGGAGCCCCTCCCGTGTGGCGGCGCGAACAGCCCGCGGAGCCCGGGCCCCGCTGCGCCCCCGTCAGCCCTGCGCCGCCGCTGCCCGCTCTCCGATGAGCGCCGCCGCCCTGTACAGCCTGGACTCCCCGGCATGCTACAGGAACTGGTCCCTGGAGCCGGCCAACTTCTACGACACTAAGGCGGGCGGCGGCgggctgagcccctcctgcaAGCCCGGGAGCGGCGGCATGAGCGCCGAGGAGCAggggggcggcagcagcagcctggccgAGCTGAGCGCCGCCGCCCCGGCCATGTACGAGGACGAGAGCGCCATCGACTTCAGCTCCTACATCGACTCCATGTCGGCGGTGCCCAACCTGGAGCTGTGCAACGACGAGCTCTTCGCCGACCTCTTCAACAGCAACCACAAGGCGGAGCGGGGCGGCGACTACGGCGAGTACCTGCCGCCGGCGGGCCGCGACCCCGCCAAGGACTTCGGCGGCGCCCTGCTGGGTGGCGAGCCTCGGCCCGGCTCCTCCTCCGCCCCGCGGGCCGCCCTGAAGCGGGAGCCGGACTGGAGCGACAGGGACCTCTCCGCCTCCCTGCTGCCCTCGCAGGTCGCCACCTGCGCCCAGACCATCATGAACCTGAGCGGGCAGCCCACGCCGCCCACCTCGCCCGAGCCCGCGGGCAGCAGCTCGCCGTCCAGCTGCAGCACCAGGTCCCCCTCGTCGTCCTCCTCCTGCGGGCAGGGGGCGGCGGCGGGCAAAGAGCGGAGCGGCAAGAAGTGGGTGGACAGGTTCAGCCCCGAGTACCGGCAGCGCCGGGAGCGCAACAACATCGCCGTGCGCAAGAGCCGCGACAAGGCGAAGCGCCGCAACCAGGAGATGCAGCAGAAGCTGCTGGAGCTGTCGGCCGAGAACGAGAAGCTGCACAAGAAGATCGAGCAGCTGAGCCGGGACTTGACCAGCCTCCGGCACTTCTTCAAGCAGCTGCCTGGCGCCTCCTTCCTGCAGCCCGGCTCGGGCACCGACTGCCGGTAACTCAGTGGGCAGGGACGCGAGGGACTGTGACTGCCTTATCCTACCAATACCTCAGAGACCTCCACGGAGCAGCCGCGCTGCAGAGGCGGGACTGGCCTACCTGCGGCGGGGACGGTGCCTCAGGACTGCGGAGGGGGCCGCCGCCGCTGCTCGGCTCCCTAAGCGGCATGAAGGGAGAGAGGAAGACAACAGTGAAATTGTGCTGGATTTCAGTTTCTTTTGAATGTTGTAGCAAGATTGGGCTAGGACCCTGGGTCTTTAACGGCCAAACTTGCAAAAAAATTctagcgagagagagagagaaaaggaaaaaaagctaaacttttgtgtttttttccccttaaattatttttgtaatagttgtttttgttctttctacATTTTACTCATATTGATGCAGCTATGGTACATTTGTAAAAATGATTCAAAAAACCCTCTTTATACTGTAGATAGTAGGAGGAAaaagactgagcatgctcaaccTTTTATATCAATTTTTACagcatttctaaaaataaaaaagcatttttaatcaCTTCTGCTTCATGTCTTTGCCCTATGCTTTGGAGCCTTGGGTTGAGTGTAAATGCAACAGGTGGAGCGGTACTTCTCAGGAGTTACAAACATGCATAGTATGATTAATATGGAAATGTGATTCATCAGTAAAACCCAGACTGGAGGTGTGCTTTAagtacaactttttaaaaaaagtttaattttaaattaggaaaaaactaATAGGCTTATTTAGTGCACTAAATCTTTTAAACATCTCAAAAGAAAATGGAGGCAACACTTTGGTATTCATTAATAGGGTTAAAATTCATGTCTGCCAGTATAATGGTTATAAAGTATACCTTTCTGCACCCCCTACATTCTGCTATACCAACGTTGAGTCAGTAATTACTATTTATAACAACAGTTCAAGCTAACTGATCCACCAATGGCTGAACTCTTAACAACAAGTAGGCCATTTCCTACCATGGTTCTCAAGTAGCATAATAAAACACAGGGGAAGCTAAGTTTTGCTATTAAACTGGTAAATCCTCAAGACAACAGAGCTCCCACTGTAAAATACCCCAAAATCAGGTCAAGCCATGTATACTATTACTTGTACAAAGAGGTTTTAAGGCTATGAAGTCTCTCAGGAAAAATGCATTCCTTGTGGAATGAACAGGTTATTTACATTATTGCTGCAAGTACATAAATCTTTAGTTTCTTGTATGGATACATTTTAGTATTCTGAATCCTACTCAGTGAACAAACTGACCACCTTTGCTGTGCAGTTCTACTGACAGTGAGGGTCCAAGAGGCAGAACTGACACTGAAAATAACTGCATATATTTAAGTCAATTTAGTCACCTaaatttgttcataatctggaaggAAACTTATTAGCAGCACAGCATGTGTGGGGGCAGCAGTGGCCTGCAGAAAACCAACCTAATGCTGCAAACACTACCAGGGTGTAGTGCTTACCTGCAGAAAATAgttccatagatttcagtgggactattcacagcaGTAAGTATTACACCTGGTATTTGATGGACTAGGCCCACTGTTTGTAGCTTTTTCTTAAGGTAAAACAGCTAAGGAAGAAAAGGTCTTTTTTTGACTCAAAGGCTTGGTTATTCATTAGTGCTCAAAAGAGTGCCTAAAAGTCATTCTGTTATCTCAGATTACCCCAGAAATGACTAGCAGGAGACCGATTTACAGTTATTTGTCTATTCAATAGCCACAAATCAGGTAGGAAAATCTTTTCAGCATGCAAAACTAGTTACTGTATAACTCTGGTCTATTGTTTTTTCATTAAGTGCAGACAATGTGCTCTGTGCTGTACaggacaaagaaaaaaatcagttggtACCTTAATAACCTTACAGTCTAGTCTTACATTAAAGTTCAGTTATGAACACAAAAGATTAAGGTTATAACGATGTCTCCATAGCTACATGCAGCTATCAGAACAATTATACCACTCCTGAACCAGTTTGTTCTTTGCTCTTCATACACATTTATACTATACAATGAAACATCCACCTCATGGGAAGTTCGATGCCACAGTATTTCTATATTTAGACTATGACTAACTTATAAAACACTAGTTCAATACACCTTTGACACCATTTATCATATCTGAAAGATAATGAGGCTCATTAAAATCTGTATTTGTAATATTTATTGCAGAGTGGTAATAACGTTACAGTTCAGTATCAATGGTGTGCAGTGTATAATGCATCTGGAAATTGTTATTAAAACAGATAGCTTAATTAAGGTCCACCACTCATGGTAAAACCCTTATtccaaaaataacatttaaaatgttattctTTTGATACACACACAAGTATTGATACATACACAATATTCATAACACCCATtataaaaaaatcaccaaaaacacactttacaaacattcaaaCCTCCAGAACAAGTTGTTTTACATTCATGAACATTTACTCCAACAGAACACTCTCAAGAACTATACTCTTAAATTCTGGACTGATCAAAAACACAATAGaaacattcaaaaaaatcaagattttaaaaaaattatatttagctTTTTTAAGTTTAGCAACAATATATTTTCTAAATCACAGTTTTAATAAACTACCTCACTATATCATGCTTGCATTATACATTATCTGTGGGTATAGTTATCAAATAACCACATTACAAAGTCCATGGATATTATAGTAGCTGACAGCATTCGGTTTAGTTTCTTCCTGCTTCCAGAAGGACAATTTCCTCCAATCCAACACAGCTAGGATGGTTGGTTACAGACTGGACATAGCAGTTTAATAACCCCACCTCCTTTCCCAGCACACTCTTCAACTCATAACTCTGTAGTGATAAAGGCATGTTGATTAAACAAACAGTACTGTACGTTCTGTTcacacaactcagagatagagtGTAAGGTCCTCTTCCAGTGTACAACATTTTTACTGCTCAAAAATGAAGCTAAACAAAATAAGATGGTGAAATGCTGCTACAAAGAATGTACTTAGTCTGATAAACGAATTAGATTTTCAAtaattttagaaataaaacaattcCCAGCAGTCGCAGTTAGAATGGATCTCACGGTCAGGCTCTTAAAACTGCAGTAGGTATAATGGCTACTGCAATCTAGCACCCAGTCCATGAAAGCATAACCAATTGCTTCTTTATATAGCTTTCTTGGACACCCAAGGATTTTGCATGTGATAgggcactgtgtgtgtgcatggtctGTAAGAAGGTAaccaaagaaaaaaatcccattcgaaataaaaccttaaaacaaaaccaaaaaaaactttACACCTGTTCCTGTACAGTCCTACATATATAgttataataatttgcatttatatagcttTTTCTGTTTAAGGATCACAATATAGCTTAATACTAATTGTGCCTCAACATTTCTGTGGGGTAAGTACTACTATATTCATTTTATAGTGTGGTACACTAAGGTATAACGGTTAggtgatttgtccaaggttacacagaaaGATGGTAGAACCAGGATTAGAAAATAGGAGTAGTGGCTGTTCGAACCAGGCttgaaaagacatttttatttgaaGCCCACACTAACTTTGGCAAAAATTACAATTTGAAGTGATATTTCTTATGCTTAGTCTTTCCctaaatgtgttttctttttaaaataacgcTGCAGTTTGAATTAGTGCAGtataggggggtggggtggggtggggggaagttatCACTGGATTTCaactagaaggaaaaaaaacccctccaaacAGCAAGTTTTCGGGTGTAATCTTTCTGGATAACTGGCAAATATTCTTAAGACTTAAAGCATGAAAATGAGtttctttgggttttgtttgttttagttaaCTAACCCAACTCACTCAAAAAAGGGCTACATTATTTTGTCATACTTTCCAAACAAAAAATAGTTAATGGAAAGAAGCTTGTGTCAAATGACATTTGAATAGACTTCGGAATTGATGTGCAAGTACTCTATCAAACACTGGCTTTGTATTCAAGAGTTGCAGGAAGAttattaatcattttaaaaacgGTCTTCTATAAACCATAAGTCTATTAGCTTACATATACTAAAGTATCTACAATATAAAAGAGCAGGAAACAATTCACTGCAAAATaattttaagaaaaactttcCACTTAAAATATTCCTTATAAATCAAATTAATACAGTGTATTGTGTTAGTGACAACTAAACATACCATATAAAACACAAGACAAGCAAATAGGGCTATACTGATGATATCTCAGACCAAGAGAGTAAACCACTTGATGACTGTCTTATAGAGCATGGTTGCTTGTGTTTCATGTATCTGTGGTTTGATTTATTTGGGTTCCAATAAAacaatttattatatattttacaGGTTTTTTTCGTGCTGCTTCCTATGATGAAACTTCAGTGACAGTTACTTGAGAGCAATTGGGTCTGGGTGTTAGAAGAAAGAACTAGCGGGCCAGGACTCTt
Above is a window of Caretta caretta isolate rCarCar2 chromosome 2, rCarCar1.hap1, whole genome shotgun sequence DNA encoding:
- the CEBPD gene encoding CCAAT/enhancer-binding protein delta — translated: MSAAALYSLDSPACYRNWSLEPANFYDTKAGGGGLSPSCKPGSGGMSAEEQGGGSSSLAELSAAAPAMYEDESAIDFSSYIDSMSAVPNLELCNDELFADLFNSNHKAERGGDYGEYLPPAGRDPAKDFGGALLGGEPRPGSSSAPRAALKREPDWSDRDLSASLLPSQVATCAQTIMNLSGQPTPPTSPEPAGSSSPSSCSTRSPSSSSSCGQGAAAGKERSGKKWVDRFSPEYRQRRERNNIAVRKSRDKAKRRNQEMQQKLLELSAENEKLHKKIEQLSRDLTSLRHFFKQLPGASFLQPGSGTDCR